The sequence AGAAGGATGTAACGAGATATGTATTCTTCATGCCCCTTCCCAATCATCCCGATGCGGAAAATAAGGTCAGATATGTGTTTTGCGCCACCGATAAGGCCGCAGCCTATGAAGAGGCCATGACAGGCAAACTGGACGGCAAAAAATACGAGGTCTGCAAAACGCCTGAAGTGGACGGCCTCCTCGCGCTTCACAAAGAATGGGCAGTCAAGCTGGGCATAAACAGCACGCCTTTTTTCATCGTCAACGATCAGGTGGTCTCCGGAGCGGATATCCCGAAGCTCGAACAGGCCCTGAAGCAAAACAGCAAATAAGGGAATGCAAGGCCGCCGCTCATATGGGGCGGCCTTGCGCGGACAAGGGGAGGATACTATCATGTGCACCATTCAACAGGAGAGGAATGTGATCACCCGGGACAACTCTATTCTCGTAATTATCGATGTGCAGGAAAAACTGATGCCCGCGATTGCGGGCCGGGAGACGGTCATCGCAAACATTGTACGTCTCGCCCGGTTCGCGAAGATCGTGGGGATTCCGGTACTCGTCACGGAGCAGGAGAAGCTCGGCCCCACCGTGACCGAGGTGCGTGAGGCCCTGCCGGAGGCGGAGCCGGTCAGGAAGGTCCATTTCAATTGCCTTTCCTGTCATGATTTTACCGACC is a genomic window of Syntrophorhabdaceae bacterium containing:
- a CDS encoding hydrolase — encoded protein: MCTIQQERNVITRDNSILVIIDVQEKLMPAIAGRETVIANIVRLARFAKIVGIPVLVTEQEKLGPTVTEVREALPEAEPVRKVHFNCLSCHDFTDRLHGTGRKTLVLTGAEAHICVAQTAFQAGSGYAVHVVADAVSSRVLENKEIALRRMMQEGALITSTEMFIYEILGKAGTDEFKAVLPLVK